A region of the Geomonas subterranea genome:
GTGGGTGATTGGGGTCTCCTCTACGCCGTGACCGACCGTGCCGCCAAGCACAAGGGTCTCACCTGCTTCATCATCAACCTGAAGGGGAACGAGGGGATCATCACCGCCGCCATCGAGAGCAAGGTCGGTCTCCACTGCGCCCCGACCGGCGAGATCTCCTTCAACCAGGCCAAGATCCCCAAGGATTCGGTGCTGGGCGAAGTGGGGCAGGGGTTCCAGATCTGCATGTGGCAGTTGAACAACACCCGCATCAGCTGCGCGGCGGGAGCCCTCGGTATCGGCGCCGGCGCCATCGAGGCGGCCATCGGCTACGCCAACGAGAGGACCCAGTTCGGCAAGAAGATCGGCTCCTACCAGATGGTCCAGGCCTCCATCGCCGAGATGGTCGCCGAGCACGAGGCGGCACGGCTTCTCGTCTACCAGGCCGCCTGGCTCAAGGACCAGGGGCTCCCCAACCAGTACCAGACCTCCATGGCGAAGCTCTTCGCCTCAGAGGCTGCGGTTCACGCGGCGACCGAAACCATGAAGATCTTCGGCAGCTACGGATTCTCCACCGAATACCCGGCGGAGCGCTGGCTGCGCGACTCCATGTCACTTCGTACCGTCGAAGGAACCAGCAACATCCAGAAGACCATCATCGCCGGCTTCGCCCTGGGCGACGTGGTCAACCGCTAACCCAAAACCCCTCTCCCCCTGGGAGAGGGTGCCCGAAGGGCGGGTGAGGGCGTTGCCTTGTAATGAGGAGCTGCCGCTGCCGACGCCCTCACCCTGGCCCTCTCCCGGAGGGAGAGGGGATGTGGACGATGTGCTGGCGAAGATCATGACAAATTAAATTCAATGAAAGGAACCCACCATGGCACGAAAGCAGACACCGCTGCGCCCGTATTTCGAGAAGATGGCCGACATCGGCAAGGCGCTGAGCGATGCGGAGGTTAAACGTTCGCAGGAGAACGTGGAGCTGGTCAAGGAGCAGGTGCAGCTCCTCGGTCAGGAAACGGAGCGGGTGAAAAACGCCGGCATCCCGGCCAAGAAGGTCCACGAGCGCGGCGGCATGACCATCTACGACCGCCTCGACTACCTCGTCGACGCCGGGACCTGGGCGCCGCTGCACACCCTCTACAACCCCAAGAACAACGAGGAGGGGTGCACCGGGGTCGTGAACGGCATCGGGCGCATCGAAGGCAAGTGGGCGGTCATCATCGGCTTCGACAACAAGGTGATGGCGGGCGCCTGGATCGCCGGGCAGTCCGAGAACATCCTCATGGTCACCGACATGGCCAAGCGCCTCAACGTCCCGCTGGTCTGGCTCACCAACTGTTCCGGCGTGAAGCTCATGGAGCAGGAGACGGTCTATGCCGGACGCCGCTCCAGCGGCGCTCCCTTCTACCGCCACGCCGATCTCAACCACCTCGGCATCCCCATCCTCAACGGCATCTACGGCACCAACCCGGCCGGCGGCGGCTACCAGGGCATCAGCCCGACCATCCTCCTTGCCCATGATGGTGCCAACATTGCGGTAGGCGGCGCGGGCATCGTCGGCGGCATGAACCCGAAAGGACACATCGACGTGGAGGCCGCGCAGGCACTCATCGATGCCACCCGCAACTTCAAGGCGAAGGATCCCGGCCGCGTCGAGACCCATTTCGACCAGACCGCCTACTTCCGCGAAGTGCACGACACCGAGACCGGCGTCCTGGACGGCATCAAGGATTACATGCGCATGATGCCCGCCTACGATCCGGCCATGTTCCGCGTCGCGGCGCCTGCCGCGCCCCGCTTCCCGGTAGAGGATCTCAACATGATCCTGCCGGCCAACCAGAAGCGCCCCTACGACGCCATCCAGATCCTGGCGCGCCTGACCGACAACAGCGAGTTCATGGAGTACCGCCCCGACTACGGGCGCGAGGTCTACACCGGCATCGCCAAGGTGGACGGCTTCCCCGTCGCCTTCATCGGCAACCGCCAGGGGGTCTTCCCGGGCTATCCCGAGTACGCCAAGGGGGCCTACCCGGCCGTGGGCGGCAAGCATTACCGCGAGGGTCTCATCAAGCAGGCCGAGTTCGTGACGCTGTGCGGCCGCGACAACCTCCCCATCGTCTGGCTCCAGGACACCACCGGCATCGACGTCGGCGACCTGGCCGAGGAAGCCGAACTCCTGGCACTCGGGCAGTCGCTGGTCTACTCCATCGAACAGACCGACCTCTCCATGATGTGCGTCGTGCTCAGGAAGGGGACCGCGGCGGCCCACTACATCATGTGCGGTCCGCAGGCGAACAACAACAACGCCTTCACCCTGGGCACACCGCTCACCGAGATCTACGTCATGCACGGCGAGACCGCGGCCGCCGCGTCCTATGCGCGCCGCCTGGTGAAGGAGCAGGATTCCGGCAACGACCTGGCGCCGGTCATCGGCAAGATGAACCAGATGATCCAGGACTACCAGGAGAAATCGCGCCCGGCCTACTGTGCCATCAGCGGCTTTGTCGACGAGATTGTCGAGCTTCCCGACCTGCGCAGGTACATCCAGGCCTTCACCGGCGCCAACTATCAGAACCCGAAGTCGATCACCCCGGTGCACCAGATGCTCCTACCGAGGATCATCAGGGGATAGCGATCCAGGTTCCCTCCCCCGGAGGGGAGGGTTAGGGAGGGGACGCCTGAAAGTTTCCCCCTCCCGACCTCCCCCCCGGGGGGAGGAGCGATGACGTTCCCCCCCTGGTTCCCAAGCTCCAGCTTGGGAACCCCCATGTGGCGCAAAGCTCCAGCTTTGCATTCGAGGGAAAATCGGAGCTTCGGAGAGGCTTTGCGTTCCCAAGGTGGACCTTGGGAACATAAAAAGTCCCCCTTTGCGAAGGGGGATTTAGGGGGATTTGTCTTTGATCCCCAGCAGCTTAACAGTGATCTTTTAAACAAACACTTCAGCAGCTTAACTTCACGATAATTACGGAGACGAAGATGGCCAAGACAACGAAACCGTTAGGGATCACCGAAGTCGTCCTCAGGGACGCCCACCAGTCCTTGTTCGCGACCCGCCTGCGCCTGGACGACATGCTTCCCATCGCCGCCAAGCTGGACCAGGTCGGCTATTGGTCGATCGAGATGTGGGGCGGAGCCACCTTCGACTCCTGCATCCGCTTCCTGGGCGAGGACCCCTGGGAGCGCCTGCGCGAACTGAAGAAGGCGATGCCCAACACGCCGCAGCAGATGCTGTTCCGGGGGCAGAACATCCTGGGCTACCGCCACTACGCAGACGACGTGGTCGAGAAGTTCGTGGAGCGCTCCGCGGTGAACGGCATCGACGTCTTCCGCGTCTTCGATGCCATGAACGACCCGCGCAACCTGGACACCGCCATCAAGGCGGTCATCAAGCAGGGCAAGCACGCCCAGGGAACCCTCTCCTACACGGTCAGCCCGGTGGACACCATCCCGAAATGGGTGGATCTCGCCAGGAAAATCGAGGACATGGGGGCACACTCGCTCTGCATCAAGGACATGGCCGGCCTCATGGCCCCCTACGCCGCCTACGATCTGGTCAAGGCGCTCAAGAAGGCGATCAAGATCCCCATCCACATGCAGTGCCACGCCACCACCGGCATGTCGACGGCGGCCTACGTGAAGGCGATCGAGGCGGGGGTCGAAAACGTCGACACCTCCATCTCCTCCATGAGCATGACCTACGGCCATTCCCCCACCGAGACGCTGGCCGCCATCTTCGCGGACACCGACAAGGCCACCGGCCTCGACACGGTGCTCCTGCAGGAAATCGCCGACTACTTCACCGTGGTGCGTAAGAAATACGCCAAGTTCGAGGGCTCCCTCAAAGGGGTCGACGCCCGCATCATCACCGCGCAGGTCCCGGGCGGCATGCTCACCAACATGGAGAGCCAGTTGAAGGAGCAGAACGCCGGGCACAAGATGGACCTGGTGCTGGCCGAGATCCCGAAAGTCCGCGAGGACCTGGGCATGATCCCGCTGGTCACCCCGACCTCGCAGATCGTCGGCACCCAGGCCGTCATCAACGTCCTGACCGGCGAGCGCTACAAGTCGATGACCAAGGAGACCGCCGCAGTCCTCAAAGGGGAGTACGGCGCCACCTCCGCTCCGGTGAACAAGGAGCTGCAGCAGAAGGTGCTGGCAGGCGCCGATCCGATCACCTGCCGCCCGGCCGATCTTCTCATCGCCGAGATGGACAAGCTCACCGAGGAACTGCGCGCCCTCTCCAAGGAGAAGAACCTGAAGTTCGGCGACCACGAGGTGGAGGACGTGCTCACCTACGCCCTGTTCCAGCAGGTGGGTCTCAAGTTCCTGGAGCATCGCGACAATCCCGAGATGTTTGAGCCTGTGCCGACCGCCGAGGATGCGGCCCCCAAGAAAGCGGCGGCAGCCGAAGTCACCGGCGGCGACACCTACACCGTCACCGGCGGCGGCCAGACCTTCGTGGTGCAGGTGGCGAAGGCAACCGGTGCGGCCGCAGCCGCAGCCGCGGCAGCCTCAGCCGTGGGTGGCAGCGCCCCGGCAGCAGCCCCGGCCGCAGCCGCCGGCAAGACCGTCGTCTCGCCCCTGGCTGGCAATGTCTGGAAGATCGAATGCGAGCCGGGCCAGCAGGTGCAGGAAGGTGATCTGCTCCTGATCCTGGAGGCGATGAAGATGGAGAACGAGATCTTCGCCGACCGCGACGGCATCGTGGGCGCCATCCATATCGAGGAAGGTACCGCCGTCGACATCGGCGCCGCATTGGTCACCATCATCGGCGAGGGTGATGCGCAGGCCGCCGCCTCGGCCCCGGCCGCAGCTGCCGCAGTCGCCGCTCCCGCCGAAGGTGGCGTCGTCGCCCCCTTGGCCGGCAACGTCTGGAAGATTGAGGTCGAGCAGGGGCAGGCGGTCCAGGCCGGCGATCTGCTCCTGATCCTGGAAGCCATGAAGATGGAGAACGAGATCTTCGCCGAGAAGGACGGTGTCGTCGGCCAGATCATGATCCAGGAAGGAAACGCCGTCGACATCGGCCAACTCCTGCTGGTCGTTCAGTAAAGAAAAGCTCCCTCTCCCTCTGGGAGAGGGTACGTCTCGACTTTCCTTTCCCAAAGGGAGGCTAAGTCACCGATCCTGTTGTCAATGCCACTTGCCTTGAAGGGGATGCTGCTATGAAGAAGATGTCTGATGCACTGCAATACCACGCCACAGGTCGCAAGGGGAAGATCGAGGTTATCGCCACTAAGCCCTGCCAGACCGCCCAGGACCTGTCATTGGCCTATTCGCCCGGCGTCGCCGAGCCCTGCCTCGCCATCGAGCAAAACCCCGAGGATGCCTACCAGTACACCGCCAAGGGAAACCTGGTGGCGGTGGTCTCCAACGGCACCGCGGTCCTTGGCCTTGGCAACATCGGCGCCCTCGCGGGGAAGCCGGTCATGGAAGGGAAGGGGGTCCTCTTCAAGCGCTTCGCCGACGTCGACGTCTTCGACATCGAACTTAACAGCGAGGACCCGGACGAGATCATCAGGGCCTGTCAGCTGCTCGAGCCGACCTTCGGCGGCATCAACCTCGAGGACATCAAGGCACCCGAGTGCTTCTACATCGAAGAAGAACTCAAGAAGACCATGAACATCCCGGTCTTCCACGACGACCAGCACGGCACGGCTATCATCTCGGCGGCCGGGCTGATAAACGCCCTGCACCTCGTGGGTAAGAAGATCGACGAGGTGAAGATAGTGGTGAACGGCGCCGGCGCATCGGCTAATGCCTGCGTCAACCTCGCCCTGTCGCTTGGCCTCAAGCTGGAAAACCTCATCATGTGCGACACCAAGGGGGTGATCTTCAAGGGCAGAACGGAGGGGATGAACAAGTACAAGGAGCGTTTCGCCGCCGATACCCCGCTGCGGACGCTGGAAGAGGCGGCGGTCGGCTGCGACGTCATGTACGGCCTCTCCTCCAAGGGGGCCATCACTCCGGCGATGGTGCGCAGCATGGCGCCCAACCCGATCATCTTCGCCATGGCGAACCCCGACCCGGAGATCACCCCGGAGGAGGCGCACGCGGTCCGCGGGGACGTCCTGATCGCCACCGGGCGCTCTGACTATCCGAACCAGGTCAACAACGTCCTGGGCTTCCCCTTCATCTTCCGCGGCGCTCTCGACGTGCGGGCCACGACCATAAACGAGGAGATGAAAAAGGCGGCGGTCTTCGCGCTGGCCGAACTTGCCCGCGAGGAATGCCCCGATTCCGTCTGCCGCGCCTACGGCAACGTCAAATTCAGCTTCGGTCGCGACTACATCATCCCGAAACCGTTCGATCCCCGGGCCCTTTTGCGAGTCGCCCCCGCGATAGCGAAGGCGGCAATGGATTCGGGCGTGGCGCGCCAGCCCATCGCCGACATGAACAAGTACGTGGAGCATCTGGAGTCCCTGCAGGGGAAGTCCAAGGAAACGCTGCGCCAGATCATCAACAAGGCCAAGAGCGACCCGAAGACGGTGGTTTTCCCGGAAGGGGAGAACGAGAAGGTCCTGCGCGCGGCCCAGATGCTGGTGGAGCAGGGGATAGCGCGACCGATCCTGCTCGGGAACGAGGACAAGATCCGCTGCACGCTCAAGTCGCTGGAGATCGACCTCAACGGCGGCGTCACCATCATCGACCCGGCCAACTACGAGAACCTCGAGTCGTACGCAAATGAGCTGTTCCTGCTCAGGCAGAGAAAGGGGCTCACCCTCTCCGAGAGCCGCCGGCTCATGGCCCGCAAGTCGCGCACACACTTCGGCTGCATGATGGTGCGCCGGGGCGACGCGGACGCGCTCTTGGCCGGCGTCGATGCCAACTACGCCGATACCATCCGTCCCGCCCTGCAGGTGATCGGCAAGCAGGAAGGGCTCTCCAGCGTACACGGCCTCTACATGATGGTCTTCAAGCAGGAGATCTACTTCCTTGCCGACACGACCGTCTGCATCGACCCGGACGCGGCGGAGCTTGCCGAGACGGCGATCCTTGCCGCGGAGAAGGCGCGTATGCTCGAGATCGAACCGAGCGTCGCCATGCTCTCCATGTCGAACTTCGGTTCGGTGCGGCACCCGCAGGCCGACCGGGTGCGAAGCGCCGTTGAGATGGTTAAAAAGAGGGCCCCCGGGCTCGACATCGACGGGGAGATGCAGGCGGACACCGCCGTGGTCTCCGAGCTGCTGCAGGCGAATTTCCCCTTCACGACTCTCAAAAAAGCTGCTAACGTCCTGGTCTTCCCTGACCTCACCTCGGGGAACATCTGTTACAAGCTCCTGCGCCAGCTGGGGGGGGCGGACGCCATCGGCCCCATCCTCATGGGGATGAACAAGCCGGTGCACATCCTGCAACAGGGGGACGACGTCTTGGACATCGTCAACATGGCCGCCATCGCCGTGGTCGATGCCCAGAACTGCGGCAGGTCGGCCACCGCGGCCGGTGCGCCGGCAACCAGGAAGGCCCATCCTGCCCCCACGTCCGAGGGGGTCTTCGCCGGGGCCTGAGGAGGCGTTCATGATGCCCGCGCACGAACAGATGAGAGCAGCCGCCGCTGTGGCCGGCCACTACCGTTCACCGGACCTCGAAGAAAGCGTCCTGGCGGCGCTGGTCGCGGCGGGAAAGGACCCGGACCGGCTACGGCCAGAAGATCTGGCTGCAATCGACGAATTCCACGTGCGCGGTGCCGCGGCCACCAGGGAACTCGCGGCGGCGCTGGATCCTCGGCCGGGGCTGCGGGTTCTCGATGTTGGCTGCGGGCTGGGAGGGGCGTCGCGCTACCTCGCCGGCCATTTCGACTGCCACGTCACTGGCGTCGACCAAAGTTCCGACTACTGCGCGGCGGCGAGGATGCTCGCGAAAAGGCTCGGGATGGGTGCCAAGGTCGTCTACCTTCACGCAAACGCGCTGACGCTCCCCTTCGGGCACGGGATCTTCGACGTGGTCTGGACCCAGCACGTCTCGATGAACATCGACGACAAGCGCCGTTTTTACCGCGAGGTCCGTCGCGTGCTGGCGCCGGGTGGAAGGCTTGCCTGCTACGAGGTGCTATCGGGGCCGGGAGGCGAGGTATGTTTCCCGGTGCCGTGGGCGCGGGACCCGTCGGGGAGCTTCCTGGTAAACCAGCAGGGGTTTCGCCGGCTCCTCGGCGAGGCGGGATTCCAGACCTTGCTTTGGAAGGACGTGACAGAGGAGGGGCTTGCCTGGTTTCGCGGCAGGCAGCAGAAGA
Encoded here:
- a CDS encoding acyl-CoA dehydrogenase family protein, with product MRFGLTDEQKMMQEMARDFAQKEILPTLKEDEANHTFRPELVKKMASLGFFGCGLPEEYGGNGCGFLESVILAEQLATVSGSSRLPLNMQNIGPALTVNRFGSKEQKERFIPDWVSAESFGFFAITEPNSGSDVVSMGTTATDRGDHWEINGQKMWISNAHVGDWGLLYAVTDRAAKHKGLTCFIINLKGNEGIITAAIESKVGLHCAPTGEISFNQAKIPKDSVLGEVGQGFQICMWQLNNTRISCAAGALGIGAGAIEAAIGYANERTQFGKKIGSYQMVQASIAEMVAEHEAARLLVYQAAWLKDQGLPNQYQTSMAKLFASEAAVHAATETMKIFGSYGFSTEYPAERWLRDSMSLRTVEGTSNIQKTIIAGFALGDVVNR
- a CDS encoding NADP-dependent malic enzyme; protein product: MKKMSDALQYHATGRKGKIEVIATKPCQTAQDLSLAYSPGVAEPCLAIEQNPEDAYQYTAKGNLVAVVSNGTAVLGLGNIGALAGKPVMEGKGVLFKRFADVDVFDIELNSEDPDEIIRACQLLEPTFGGINLEDIKAPECFYIEEELKKTMNIPVFHDDQHGTAIISAAGLINALHLVGKKIDEVKIVVNGAGASANACVNLALSLGLKLENLIMCDTKGVIFKGRTEGMNKYKERFAADTPLRTLEEAAVGCDVMYGLSSKGAITPAMVRSMAPNPIIFAMANPDPEITPEEAHAVRGDVLIATGRSDYPNQVNNVLGFPFIFRGALDVRATTINEEMKKAAVFALAELAREECPDSVCRAYGNVKFSFGRDYIIPKPFDPRALLRVAPAIAKAAMDSGVARQPIADMNKYVEHLESLQGKSKETLRQIINKAKSDPKTVVFPEGENEKVLRAAQMLVEQGIARPILLGNEDKIRCTLKSLEIDLNGGVTIIDPANYENLESYANELFLLRQRKGLTLSESRRLMARKSRTHFGCMMVRRGDADALLAGVDANYADTIRPALQVIGKQEGLSSVHGLYMMVFKQEIYFLADTTVCIDPDAAELAETAILAAEKARMLEIEPSVAMLSMSNFGSVRHPQADRVRSAVEMVKKRAPGLDIDGEMQADTAVVSELLQANFPFTTLKKAANVLVFPDLTSGNICYKLLRQLGGADAIGPILMGMNKPVHILQQGDDVLDIVNMAAIAVVDAQNCGRSATAAGAPATRKAHPAPTSEGVFAGA
- a CDS encoding acyl-CoA carboxylase subunit beta, encoding MARKQTPLRPYFEKMADIGKALSDAEVKRSQENVELVKEQVQLLGQETERVKNAGIPAKKVHERGGMTIYDRLDYLVDAGTWAPLHTLYNPKNNEEGCTGVVNGIGRIEGKWAVIIGFDNKVMAGAWIAGQSENILMVTDMAKRLNVPLVWLTNCSGVKLMEQETVYAGRRSSGAPFYRHADLNHLGIPILNGIYGTNPAGGGYQGISPTILLAHDGANIAVGGAGIVGGMNPKGHIDVEAAQALIDATRNFKAKDPGRVETHFDQTAYFREVHDTETGVLDGIKDYMRMMPAYDPAMFRVAAPAAPRFPVEDLNMILPANQKRPYDAIQILARLTDNSEFMEYRPDYGREVYTGIAKVDGFPVAFIGNRQGVFPGYPEYAKGAYPAVGGKHYREGLIKQAEFVTLCGRDNLPIVWLQDTTGIDVGDLAEEAELLALGQSLVYSIEQTDLSMMCVVLRKGTAAAHYIMCGPQANNNNAFTLGTPLTEIYVMHGETAAAASYARRLVKEQDSGNDLAPVIGKMNQMIQDYQEKSRPAYCAISGFVDEIVELPDLRRYIQAFTGANYQNPKSITPVHQMLLPRIIRG
- the oadA gene encoding sodium-extruding oxaloacetate decarboxylase subunit alpha is translated as MAKTTKPLGITEVVLRDAHQSLFATRLRLDDMLPIAAKLDQVGYWSIEMWGGATFDSCIRFLGEDPWERLRELKKAMPNTPQQMLFRGQNILGYRHYADDVVEKFVERSAVNGIDVFRVFDAMNDPRNLDTAIKAVIKQGKHAQGTLSYTVSPVDTIPKWVDLARKIEDMGAHSLCIKDMAGLMAPYAAYDLVKALKKAIKIPIHMQCHATTGMSTAAYVKAIEAGVENVDTSISSMSMTYGHSPTETLAAIFADTDKATGLDTVLLQEIADYFTVVRKKYAKFEGSLKGVDARIITAQVPGGMLTNMESQLKEQNAGHKMDLVLAEIPKVREDLGMIPLVTPTSQIVGTQAVINVLTGERYKSMTKETAAVLKGEYGATSAPVNKELQQKVLAGADPITCRPADLLIAEMDKLTEELRALSKEKNLKFGDHEVEDVLTYALFQQVGLKFLEHRDNPEMFEPVPTAEDAAPKKAAAAEVTGGDTYTVTGGGQTFVVQVAKATGAAAAAAAAASAVGGSAPAAAPAAAAGKTVVSPLAGNVWKIECEPGQQVQEGDLLLILEAMKMENEIFADRDGIVGAIHIEEGTAVDIGAALVTIIGEGDAQAAASAPAAAAAVAAPAEGGVVAPLAGNVWKIEVEQGQAVQAGDLLLILEAMKMENEIFAEKDGVVGQIMIQEGNAVDIGQLLLVVQ
- a CDS encoding class I SAM-dependent methyltransferase, with translation MMPAHEQMRAAAAVAGHYRSPDLEESVLAALVAAGKDPDRLRPEDLAAIDEFHVRGAAATRELAAALDPRPGLRVLDVGCGLGGASRYLAGHFDCHVTGVDQSSDYCAAARMLAKRLGMGAKVVYLHANALTLPFGHGIFDVVWTQHVSMNIDDKRRFYREVRRVLAPGGRLACYEVLSGPGGEVCFPVPWARDPSGSFLVNQQGFRRLLGEAGFQTLLWKDVTEEGLAWFRGRQQKSSGAPRNPFGLQLLLGNDFPLMTENQLRNLEEQRITLVQGIFQAPGGR